A genome region from Oryzias latipes chromosome 2, ASM223467v1 includes the following:
- the LOC101154761 gene encoding signal transducer and activator of transcription 1-alpha/beta isoform X1: protein MAQWGQLQMLDCKYLEQVDQLYDDSFPMDIRQYLSKWIESIDWDTVAMQDSLATIRFHDLLAQLDDQHSRFALENNFLLQHNIRKIKRNLQDRFQEDPVHMAMIISRNLKEEQNILAKAKSMEQEGESTVSAMVVEKQKLDNKVKEMRDRVQMVDVNIKNVEDLQDEYDFRVNSLKNRENEMNGMTAKELEKEKMGIARMGFELKSKRQDAVIQLSDLLTVIHALLTDLISEELPEWKQRQQIACIGGPPNACVDQLQNWFTAAAESLQQVRQHLKKLQELEQKFTYDNDPITQKKAFLEARTLELLKNLLSNSLVVERQPCMPTHPQRPLVLKTGVQFTVKLRFLVKLQEFNYQIKVKAVFDKDVTEKKGFRKFNILGTNTKVMNMEESNGSLAAEFRHLQLKEQKVAGNRTNEGPLIVTEELHSLGFESELQLNQSGLSIKLEAMSLPVVVISNVCQLPSGWASILWYNMLTTEPKNLKFFLSPPAAKWSQLSEVLSWQFSSVTKRGLNQEQLNMLADKLLGAKAQRNPEGLIPWTKFCKQQGANEKAFAFWLWIEGILDLIKRHLLSLWNDGSIMGFISKEREKALLSGKCPGTFLLRFSESSRDGAITFTWIEHDIHDKPIFHSVEPYTKKELTAVSLPDIIRTYKVMAAENIPENPLRFLYPAIPKDKAFGKYYPKPPEPQEPMDVESSQPSGYMKTELISVSEVPPSRLQDNIMPMSPDDYKALEQFVGHRDIDAVTNNLMDFGGFDAQMSGDLQDEN from the exons ATGGCGCAGTGGGGCCAGCTTCAGATGTTGGACTGTAAGTACCTGGAGCAGGTGGACCAGCTGTACGACGACTCCTTCCCCATGGACATCCGCCAGTACCTGAGCAAGTGGATCGAGAGCATCGACTG GGACACGGTGGCGATGCAGGACTCGCTGGCCACCATTCGCTTCCACGACCTGCTGGCTCAGCTGGACGACCAGCACAGCCGCTTTGCGCTGGAGAACAacttcctgctgcagcacaACATCCGAAAAATCAAAAGGAACCTGCAG GATCGGTTCCAGGAGGATCCGGTCCACATGGCCATGATTATCTCCAGGAACCTGAAAGAGGAGCAGAACATCCTGGCTAAGGCGAAGAGCATGGAG CAGGAGGGCGAGAGCACGGTGTCCGCCATGGTGGTGGAGAAGCAGAAGCTGGACAACAAAGTGAAGGAGATGAGGGACCGAGTCCAG ATGGTGGACGTGAACATCAAGAACGTGGAGGACCTGCAGGACGAGTACGACTTCAGGGTCAACTCCCTGAAGAATAGAG AGAACGAGATGAACGGCATGACAGCGAaggagctggagaaggagaagaTGGGCATCGCCCGGATGGGCTTCGAGCTGAAATCCAAGCGTCAG GACGCGGTGATCCAGCTGAGCGACCTCCTCACCGTCATCCACGCCCTCCTGACCGACCTGATCTCCGAGGAGCTGCCGGAGTGGAAGCAGCGGCAGCAGATCGCCTGCATCGGCGGCCCGCCAAACGCCTGCGTGGACCAGCTGCAGAACTG GTTCACGGCCGCGGCGGAGAGCCTCCAGCAGGTCCGCCAGCACCTGAAGAAGCTGCAGGAGTTGGAGCAGAAGTTCACGTACGACAACGACCCCATCACGCAGAAGAAAGCCTTCCTGGAGGCGCGAACTCTGGAGCTGCTCAAAAACCTTCTCTCCAA CTCCCTGGTGGTGGAGCGGCAGCCGTGCATGCCCACCCACCCGCAGAGGCCGCTGGTGCTGAAGACCGGCGTCCAGTTCACCGTCAAACTACG GTTTCTGgtgaagctgcaggagttcaACTACCAGATCAAGGTCAAGGCCGTGTTCGACAA AGATGTTACGGAGAAGAAAGG GTTTCGGAAGTTCAACATTCTGGGGACGAACACCAAAGTCATGAACATGGAAGAGTCCAACGGCAGTTTGGCGGCAGAGTTCCGACATTTG CAACTGAAGGAGCAGAAAGTCGCCGGCAACAGAACCAATGAG GGCCCTCTGATCGTCACGGAGGAGCTGCATTCACTCGGCTTCGAGTCGGAGCTGCAGCTCAACCAGTCCGGCCTGAGCATCAAGCTGGAG GCCATGTCGCTGCCCGTGGTGGTCATCTCCAACGTGTGCCAGCTGCCCAGCGGCTGGGCCTCCATCCTCTGGTACAACATGCTCACCACCGAGCCCAAA AACCTCAAGTTCTTCCTGTCGCCGCCGGCCGCCAAGTGGTCTCAGCTGTCCGAGGTTCTCAGCTGGCAGTTCTCCTCCGTCACCAAGCGAGGACTGAACCAGGAGCAGCTCAACATGCTGGCGGACAAACTGCTGG GAGCCAAAGCGCAGAGGAACCCAGAGGGACTCATCCCTTGGACCAAGTTCtgcaag CAGCAAGGTGCCAACGAGAAAGCGTTCGCCTTCTGGCTGTGGATCGAAGGGATCCTGGATTTGATCAAGAGGCACCTGCTGTCCCTGTGGAACGACGG CTCCATCATGGGCTTCATCAGCAAAGAGAGGGAGAAGGCTCTGCTGAGCGGCAAATGTCCGGGAACCTTCCTGCTGCGCTTCAGCGAGAGCAGCCGGGACGGCGCCATCACCTTCACCTGGATCGAGCACGACATCCACG ACAAGCCGATTTTCCACTCCGTTGAGCCGTACACCAAGAAGGAGCTGACTGCTGTTTCGCTGCCCGACATCATTCGCACCTACAAGGTGATGGCGGCCGAGAACATTCCAGAGAACCCGCTGCGCTTCCTCTACCCCGCCATCCCCAAAGACAAGGCTTTTGGGAAATACTACCCCAAACCCCCAGAGC CTCAAGAGCCCATGGACGTGGAGAGCTCGCAGCCCAGTGGCTACATGAAGACAGAGCTCATATCCGTTTCAGAAGT ACCGCCGTCCAGGCTGCAAGACAACATCATGCCCATGTCTCCGGACGACTACAAGGCACTGGAGCAGTTTGTGGGCCACAGAGACATCGATGCTGTG ACCAACAATCTGATGGACTTTGGAGGGTTTGACGCTCAG atgaGCGGAGACTTACAGGACGAAAACTGA